A single Cyprinus carpio isolate SPL01 chromosome A20, ASM1834038v1, whole genome shotgun sequence DNA region contains:
- the LOC109069174 gene encoding L-threonine 3-dehydrogenase, mitochondrial-like — MPVIRALSSVAKQALLAPACGCQPLTVAIRNISFSPRQVTSGSDASFHSVSFSETDHPKVLITGGLGQLGVGLAKLLRKRFGKNNVILSDIRKPPSNVFHSGPFIYSDILDYKNLREIVVNNRITWLVHYSALLSAVGEANVALARAVNITGLHNILDIAAEHGLRLFVPSTIGAFGPTSPRNPTPDLCVQRPRTIYGVSKVHAELMGEYYHHRYGLDFRCLRYPGIISADSQPGGGTTDYAVQIFHDAVKNGKFECNLKPDTRLPMMYIDDCLRATLEVMEAPAESLSMRTYNINAMSFTPEELANEVQKQLPDLQVTYEIDSVRQAIAESWPMNFDDRNARNDWGWKHDYDLPELVQTMLNFIGSDSRIAQAN; from the exons ATGCCAGTCATCAGAGCCCTTAGTAGCGTAGCAAAGCAGGCCCTGTTGGCCCCTGCGTGTGGATGTCAGCCTCTGACGGTGGCGATACGCAACATCAGCTTCTCCCCGCGTCAGGTCACCTCTGGATCTGATGCCAGCTTTCATTCTGTGTCCTTCTCTGAAACGGACCACCCCAAAGTTCTCATCACAG gtggcCTAGGGCAACTAGGGGTTGGGCTTGCCAAACTGTTAAG GAAGCGATTTGGAAAAAACAATGTGATCCTCTCAGATATCAGGAAACCACCAAGCAACGTCTTTCACAGTG GCCCTTTTATCTACTCTGACATTCTGGACTACAAGAACTTGCGGGAGATTGTAGTAAACAACAGAATCACCTGGTTAGTGCATTACAGTGCTCTTCTAAGTGCTGTCGGGGAAGCTAATGTGGCACTTGCACGAGCAGTCAACATCACCG gacTACACAACATCCTAGACATTGCAGCAGAACATGGGCTTCGGCTCTTTGTGCCCAGTACAATTGGTGCCTTTGGACCAACTTCACCTCGAAACCCCACTCCTGACCTCTGTGTGCAGAGACCACGTACTATATATGGCGTCTCTAAAGTCCACGCAGAGCTCATGGGGGAG TATTACCACCATCGATATGGCCTTGACTTCCGCTGTTTACGGTACCCTGGCATCATCTCTGCAGACTCACAGCCTGGGGGTGGCACGACAG ACTACGCCGTGCAGATTTTCCACGATGCAGTCAAGAATGGCAAGTTTGAGTGCAACTTAAAGCCAGACACACGCCTGCCCATGATGTACATTGATGACTGTTTGCGGGCCACGCTAGAGGTGATGGAGGCACCGGCAGAATCGCTCAGTATGCGCACCTACAACATCAATGCAATGAGCTTCACTCCAGAGGAACTTGCAAACGAGGTCCAGAAACAGCTGCCTGATCTTCAGGTCACATATGAGATTGACTCTGTACGACAGGCTATAG ctgAAAGTTGGCCCATGAATTTTGATGACCGCAACGCCCGCAATGACTGGGGCTGGAAGCACGACTATGATCTGCCAGAGTTGGTCCAGACGATGCTCAACTTCATCGGCTCGGATTCCCGCATCGCCCAGGCCAACTGA
- the LOC109080535 gene encoding PIN2/TERF1-interacting telomerase inhibitor 1-like encodes MSMLAEPRRKQKWSVDPRNSAWSNDESKFGQKMLERMGWSKGKGLGKSEQGSTEHIKVKVKNNSLGLGTAANNEDNWIAHQDDFNQLLAELNSCHAQNNTDNPTQEQGFSLEEKSKTSKKRVHYMKFTKAFVQLQEGRPYSQ; translated from the exons ATGTCTATGCTTGCCGAAC CTCGTCGTAAACAGAAGTGGTCTGTGGACCCCAGAAACAGCGCTTGGAGCAACGATGAGTCCAAATTTGGACAGAAAATGCTGGAACGCATGGGCTGGTCCAAAGGAAAG GGTCTTGGCAAGAGTGAACAGGGGTCTACAGAACACATCAAGGTTAAAGTCAAGAACAACAGTCTGGGTCTGGGCACTGCAGCAAACAACGAG gaCAACTGGATTGCCCACCAGGATGATTTTAATCAACTCCTTGCTGAGCTGAACAGCTGCCATGCACAGAACAACACTGATA ACCCCACACAGGAACAGGGTTTTAGTTTGGAAGAAAAGTCAAAGACATCTAAGAAAAGGGTCCACTACATGAAATTCACTAAGG CCTTTGTTCAACTACAAGAAGGAAGACCGTACTCTCAGTAG